TGGCTCAGAGAAAAAAAATAAGAGAAAAGGAGAGAAGAAAAGCACTCAATAAACAAATAGATCAGTTGAGGGTCAACGAAAGTTTAGCCCAATGGCAGAAGGAAGAACTGGAAAAAATTATTGACCATCGAACCCAAAAAATTAAGAAAAAGAATAAAAAACTTAAGCGAGCGATCAAGAAAGCTGAGACTGCTGCTCGAGTAAAATCAGACTTTCTTTCGGTAATGAGTCATGAGATCCGTACGCCGATGAATGCTGTGATAGGGACCATTCATTTGCTGCTAGATGAAAGCCCTAAAAAAACACAACTAGAGCATCTAAAGACATTGAAGTTCTCGTCAGAAAATCTGCTGATCCTGATCAATGATATTTTGGATTATAGCAAGGTGGAGTCTGGGAATGTCCAATTGGAGCATATTGATTTTCATTTAAGGGAGCTGACCAAAGGATTGGGAAATACTTATGAAAAGAAAGCAGCTGAAAATGGAGTCAAATTCAATATCCTCATCGATCACAACATTCCATCCATGCTTAAGGGCGATCCGGCGAGGCTTACGCAAATATTGAATAACCTAATCAGCAATGCGCTGAAGTTTACCCCTGGGGGGGAGATCAAGTTGCTTATTCATTTGCTAGCTAGAAGCAATGGCCGGGTAAAACTGGAATTCGCCGTTGAGGATACTGGTATTGGTATTTCTAAAGACAAATTGAAATTGATATTCGAGAGTTTCACTCAGGCACATGCTAATACAACCAGAAAATATGGAGGTACCGGCTTGGGGCTGGCCATAACCAAAAAATTGATCAAACTATTCGACAGTCAGATTTTTGTGAAGAGTAAGGTGAACAAAGGCTCGAAATTCTACTTCTCTTTGTACATGGAGGAGGCTGCTCATGCCAATGCAGCTATCGAATTGGATGATGTGATCATGAAAGAGGAGGTGAAAGGAAAACGGGTGTTGGTAGTAGACGACAACGAGATCAATCTCATGATGGCTAAGAAATTTTTAGATAAGTGGGGACTGATCTGTGAAGTGGTGACCTCAGGACAAGATGCATTGGTCAAGGTGTTTGATACAGACTATGATTTGATACTGATGGACCTCCAGATGCCCGAAATGGACGGATATGAGGTAACTGCCACCATCAGAGGACTTGACAATATTGATTTAAAGAATATTCCGATTGTTGCTGTTTCTGCTGATACCTATGACAATGTTAAAATCAAAATAGCAGAAGTAGGCATGAATGATTTCC
The sequence above is drawn from the Reichenbachiella sp. genome and encodes:
- a CDS encoding hybrid sensor histidine kinase/response regulator; translated protein: MRSLISYLTLLILVCTIQAFGSNQPVVQPEDYLIKSSSLTEQLWVYSDSSRNLTVKDILNAQPAFEPLDGELSSEQVHWGRLRLVNNLKVTKLYLLYVGKNDFIDCYFVENDSIVQHEQSGYMYPQHLKSVPKGSYYIPILLNASASQDLYIRIEEKIHNDPEFDLRLTSGTNWVYEILDKHIVDFIFQGLFWIVMIYNLFLFGTTRTKAYLYYAFYLGCIAVNYLFLTDILREYILNETPWLTIYFIPTTILAVGAYWIFVNDFISAKKHFLLYYKWMRIVSLVDIGIFFLSIIVIHFTKEIYVLTHVLRVVALLNALLVFGLIFRIYNSKYEMVKYYMYGTGAMVAMGVIDTLLWDPSTSQANLMKYGLLAEIAVFSMGLAQRKKIREKERRKALNKQIDQLRVNESLAQWQKEELEKIIDHRTQKIKKKNKKLKRAIKKAETAARVKSDFLSVMSHEIRTPMNAVIGTIHLLLDESPKKTQLEHLKTLKFSSENLLILINDILDYSKVESGNVQLEHIDFHLRELTKGLGNTYEKKAAENGVKFNILIDHNIPSMLKGDPARLTQILNNLISNALKFTPGGEIKLLIHLLARSNGRVKLEFAVEDTGIGISKDKLKLIFESFTQAHANTTRKYGGTGLGLAITKKLIKLFDSQIFVKSKVNKGSKFYFSLYMEEAAHANAAIELDDVIMKEEVKGKRVLVVDDNEINLMMAKKFLDKWGLICEVVTSGQDALVKVFDTDYDLILMDLQMPEMDGYEVTATIRGLDNIDLKNIPIVAVSADTYDNVKIKIAEVGMNDFLSKPFNPMELLTVVHTYTRGTATASSLI